The following coding sequences lie in one beta proteobacterium CB genomic window:
- a CDS encoding Addiction module toxin, RelE, which yields MREIEKSSAFKKDFKRIYANPIHRKDIERLLLTAIDLLLVDADLPKRLRDHGLIGDWHGHRECHIKPDVLLIYKKPDLKILRLARLGSHSDLFI from the coding sequence ATGCGGGAGATTGAAAAATCATCAGCATTTAAAAAAGACTTTAAACGTATCTATGCAAACCCAATTCATCGCAAGGATATTGAGCGCCTATTACTGACGGCAATTGATTTGCTGTTAGTTGATGCAGATTTACCCAAGAGACTCCGTGACCATGGGCTTATTGGTGATTGGCATGGTCATCGTGAATGCCACATCAAGCCCGATGTATTACTAATTTATAAAAAACCGGATCTCAAAATATTGCGTCTCGCAAGGTTGGGCTCACATAGTGATTTATTTATTTGA
- a CDS encoding Addiction module antitoxin, RelB/DinJ family, with the protein MTIADTYVRARIDMATKNKASDALEAMGLSISDVIRMLMLRIADERQLPFAVKVPNATTRKAMAELESGKGKRFKSSKDLMADLHAGD; encoded by the coding sequence ATGACTATTGCCGATACCTATGTGCGTGCCAGGATTGACATGGCAACCAAGAACAAGGCCTCAGATGCACTTGAGGCGATGGGTTTGTCTATCTCCGATGTCATTCGAATGCTGATGTTGAGGATTGCTGATGAGCGCCAACTTCCATTTGCTGTGAAGGTGCCAAATGCAACAACACGAAAAGCAATGGCAGAATTGGAGTCGGGGAAGGGTAAGCGTTTTAAATCAAGCAAGGATTTAATGGCGGACCTGCATGCGGGAGATTGA
- the recR gene encoding Recombination protein recR has translation MARQEAPQDALGRLIEALRVLPGVGPKSAQRMAFYLLQHDRNGAAVLAQSLGEAVETVGHCARCNTFSETQICATCNDDRRDPSLLCIVETPADQVMVEQTLSFKGNYFVLMGRISPLDGMGPNEIHFDRLLNRIESPDTGVPVREVVLATNFTSEGEATAHYIGEVLKSKGIKVTRIARGIPVGGELEYVDAGTLARALMDRR, from the coding sequence ATGGCACGTCAAGAAGCCCCACAAGATGCCCTCGGTCGATTGATTGAGGCATTGCGTGTATTGCCTGGAGTAGGACCAAAGTCAGCGCAACGCATGGCTTTCTACCTACTGCAACATGATCGCAATGGCGCAGCCGTATTAGCCCAGTCATTAGGTGAGGCTGTAGAAACAGTGGGTCACTGTGCCCGTTGCAATACCTTCTCCGAAACCCAAATCTGTGCAACTTGTAATGATGATCGTCGTGATCCATCTTTACTGTGCATTGTGGAAACACCAGCCGACCAAGTGATGGTCGAGCAGACTCTCAGCTTCAAAGGCAATTACTTTGTATTAATGGGCCGCATCTCACCACTCGATGGCATGGGTCCCAATGAAATCCACTTCGATCGATTGCTCAATCGTATTGAATCTCCAGATACTGGAGTGCCAGTCAGAGAAGTTGTTCTGGCAACCAACTTCACCAGTGAAGGTGAGGCCACAGCTCACTACATTGGTGAGGTACTCAAATCCAAAGGTATTAAAGTCACCAGAATCGCCAGAGGTATTCCGGTGGGTGGTGAGCTGGAGTATGTGGATGCAGGCACATTAGCCAGAGCGCTGATGGATCGAAGATAA
- a CDS encoding DNA polymerase III, subunits gamma and tau codes for MTALALARSWRPKTFSQLVGQDHVVKALTHALDQGRLHHAWLFTGTRGVGKTTIARIMAKALNCTGEDGQGRMTSEPCGKCPACLEIDAGRFVDYIEMDAASNRGVDDIAALLEKAAYAPSNARYKVYMIDEVHMLTNHAFNAMLKTLEEPPEHVKFILATTDPQKIPVTILSRCLQFNLKQMPVPLIVEHLEKVLAAENVDCETNALRVLAKAAQGSMRDALSLTDQAIAYAAGKVSEEAVRGMLGTLDDAYLIRILDALIAKDGATLLAISNEMGERSMSFSLALADLSSLIQKIAAAQIVPESVLEDWPEAAEIRRLAGALTKEEAQLFYQISITSRPDLSLAPDEQTGFAMTLLRMLAFRPGNETPGRAGNSAPPVASAPRSSAPANQTAAPVRTSAPAPTASAPAPMAAKPAASAPPAPVPAATASAANRPDWHALMRQLPVKGLVQQLAFQTELQDWEDSPSGVRATVVTPMPQLASEASVGRLADALTAHFGTPIKVVIEKGEVEGKTVAKVDAQIHQEKRQNAEQMIAQDPFIQQLEKEFGAKVVGGSVKPL; via the coding sequence ATGACAGCATTGGCTTTAGCCCGTTCGTGGCGCCCTAAAACTTTCTCCCAATTGGTAGGACAAGACCATGTGGTTAAGGCATTAACCCATGCCTTAGACCAGGGTCGACTACACCACGCTTGGCTCTTTACAGGTACTCGCGGGGTCGGAAAGACCACTATTGCCCGAATTATGGCCAAAGCCCTCAATTGCACCGGGGAAGACGGTCAAGGTCGCATGACCTCAGAACCCTGCGGAAAATGCCCAGCTTGCCTAGAAATCGATGCCGGTCGCTTTGTTGACTATATCGAGATGGATGCTGCGAGTAATCGCGGGGTAGACGATATTGCTGCTCTATTAGAGAAGGCAGCCTACGCCCCAAGTAATGCACGTTACAAGGTCTACATGATTGACGAGGTGCACATGCTCACCAATCATGCCTTTAATGCCATGCTCAAGACTCTCGAAGAGCCGCCTGAACATGTGAAGTTCATACTTGCGACTACTGATCCACAAAAGATTCCAGTAACTATTCTGTCGCGTTGCTTGCAGTTCAATCTCAAGCAAATGCCAGTACCCCTCATCGTTGAGCATTTAGAAAAAGTACTCGCTGCAGAAAACGTCGATTGCGAAACCAATGCACTGCGTGTTTTAGCTAAAGCGGCACAGGGTTCGATGCGTGACGCTTTATCGCTGACTGATCAAGCAATTGCCTATGCTGCTGGCAAAGTATCTGAAGAAGCAGTGCGTGGCATGCTCGGCACATTGGATGATGCTTATCTCATTCGCATTCTGGATGCCTTGATTGCAAAAGATGGTGCGACATTGTTAGCTATCTCAAATGAGATGGGTGAGCGCAGTATGTCTTTCTCATTAGCGCTTGCAGATCTATCCAGCCTCATTCAGAAAATCGCTGCCGCACAAATCGTTCCAGAATCTGTTTTAGAGGATTGGCCTGAAGCAGCAGAGATTCGTCGCTTAGCTGGTGCGCTTACAAAAGAAGAAGCACAACTCTTCTACCAAATTAGCATTACGAGTCGTCCTGACTTATCGCTTGCCCCAGATGAGCAAACTGGTTTTGCCATGACGCTCTTGCGCATGTTGGCCTTTCGTCCCGGAAATGAAACACCAGGCAGAGCAGGGAACTCCGCACCACCAGTAGCATCAGCACCTAGATCCTCAGCACCAGCAAATCAAACAGCTGCTCCAGTTAGAACTTCAGCACCTGCACCTACAGCATCCGCTCCAGCCCCTATGGCAGCTAAGCCTGCCGCTTCAGCTCCTCCAGCTCCTGTACCAGCGGCCACCGCATCTGCAGCCAATCGTCCAGACTGGCATGCCTTGATGCGTCAGTTGCCAGTTAAAGGTTTGGTTCAGCAGTTAGCCTTTCAGACAGAATTACAAGATTGGGAAGATTCACCATCGGGCGTGCGCGCTACGGTTGTGACGCCAATGCCGCAACTGGCTTCAGAAGCTTCTGTTGGTCGTCTTGCTGACGCATTAACTGCACACTTTGGCACACCGATCAAAGTAGTAATAGAAAAGGGTGAAGTTGAAGGCAAGACAGTCGCTAAAGTCGATGCGCAGATTCATCAAGAGAAAAGACAAAACGCAGAGCAGATGATTGCTCAAGATCCATTTATTCAGCAATTAGAAAAAGAGTTTGGAGCCAAAGTCGTTGGTGGTTCTGTGAAGCCTCTTTGA
- a CDS encoding Histidine triad (HIT) protein, protein MSKPCPFCTLPAERIIDSNEFGVTIRDGYPVSPGHTLVIPKRHIGSWFEITSDEQLALLDLLARAKTVLQDELNPDGYNIGINDGPAAGQTVPHLHIHLIPRYKDDQGDPRGGVRWIIPEKAKYWE, encoded by the coding sequence ATGAGTAAGCCATGCCCCTTCTGCACTCTGCCAGCCGAGCGAATCATTGACTCGAATGAATTTGGCGTGACGATTCGGGATGGCTATCCTGTTTCACCAGGACATACCTTGGTGATACCGAAGCGACATATTGGGTCTTGGTTTGAAATCACAAGCGATGAACAGCTTGCGCTTCTAGATCTTCTAGCAAGAGCTAAAACAGTCCTGCAAGATGAACTCAATCCAGATGGATACAACATAGGAATTAATGATGGGCCTGCGGCTGGACAAACCGTCCCCCATCTACATATACATCTCATACCCAGATATAAAGATGATCAAGGCGATCCGAGAGGTGGCGTGCGATGGATCATTCCGGAGAAAGCGAAGTATTGGGAATGA
- a CDS encoding Putative plasmid maintenance system antidote protein, XRE family: MRDDIFPTLNITLDKFAKDLAITTQELNDLLAEKIPISAILAIRIGALCGNGPNLWLNMQSNFDSWDGH; the protein is encoded by the coding sequence TTGAGGGACGATATTTTTCCAACCCTCAACATCACTCTTGATAAATTTGCAAAAGATCTTGCGATCACCACTCAGGAGTTGAATGACTTACTTGCTGAAAAGATTCCTATCTCCGCGATATTGGCCATAAGGATTGGCGCACTTTGCGGTAACGGCCCAAATCTCTGGCTTAATATGCAATCCAACTTCGATTCATGGGATGGGCATTAA
- a CDS encoding Exonuclease, RNase T and DNA polymerase III produces the protein MPQAIIFDVEATDKNNAVIIEAASLDVTSINPLAVGNPWVQRYNPGKPISLGALATHHIMDEELVNCPASSSFRLPSGTKYIIGHSVDFDWEAIGKPEVKRICTLALARSLWPDLDSHTQSALLYYFERATAREQLRDAHSALADVWICSKILSQIIEKLKPSSLDALWEMSEKARIPTIMPFGKHKGELISQVPSDYKQWMLRQENVSEYLRKALQA, from the coding sequence ATGCCCCAAGCTATTATTTTTGATGTAGAAGCAACCGATAAAAACAATGCCGTCATCATTGAGGCCGCATCTTTAGATGTCACTTCTATTAACCCTCTTGCGGTTGGCAATCCCTGGGTCCAGCGTTATAACCCTGGTAAACCAATTAGCTTGGGTGCTTTAGCGACTCACCACATCATGGATGAGGAATTGGTTAATTGCCCCGCTAGCAGCTCTTTTAGATTACCTAGTGGCACTAAATACATCATTGGTCATAGCGTAGATTTTGACTGGGAGGCTATTGGTAAGCCCGAGGTCAAGCGTATTTGCACTCTTGCTCTCGCTCGTAGCCTTTGGCCTGACTTGGATAGCCATACCCAAAGCGCTCTGCTCTACTACTTTGAAAGAGCAACTGCTAGGGAGCAATTACGTGATGCCCATAGTGCATTAGCGGACGTATGGATCTGCTCTAAGATTTTGAGTCAGATCATTGAGAAGCTTAAGCCATCCTCTTTAGATGCATTATGGGAAATGTCTGAGAAGGCTCGCATTCCGACGATTATGCCTTTTGGTAAACACAAAGGTGAACTGATTAGTCAGGTGCCATCTGACTACAAGCAATGGATGCTCCGCCAGGAGAATGTTTCCGAATACCTTCGTAAGGCCTTGCAGGCTTAA
- a CDS encoding DNA-directed DNA polymerase: protein MSTINQAGQTNQLFALVDVNNFYVSCERVFAPKLEGVPMVVLSNNDGCAVARSAEVKALGVKMATPWFQMKDLAKQHGIQAYSSNYTLYGDMSSRVVEVLRRFTPNLEVYSIDESFLQIETVLKQYADPTSLGQIIKQDVKDTTGLPVCVGIGTSKTLAKLANHLAKKHPQFAGVCDISSMPKEALYQWMAETAVGEVWGIGGKTAKKLKELKINSVFDLAQISPQAMRQQFGVVIERICYELRGVSCLQLEEVAPAKQQIISSRSFGKPVTSMEELAESVATHAARGAEKLRSQKSVTGALTIFVQTNPHKPFEPQHHQSITVVLSDPSDNTLTLTSAALKGLKQIYKTGFKYKKAGVILNLLADKPTMQQSLFDDMEVKGKSAGLMKAMDSINTRFGNASIKTAASGTKQDWQMRSGNRSPNYTTQWDELPVVR, encoded by the coding sequence ATGAGCACTATCAATCAAGCCGGCCAAACCAATCAACTTTTCGCGCTCGTGGATGTGAACAACTTCTACGTCTCTTGCGAGCGTGTGTTTGCACCGAAGTTAGAGGGTGTGCCAATGGTAGTACTCTCTAATAACGACGGTTGCGCAGTTGCGCGTAGTGCAGAAGTCAAAGCCTTGGGTGTAAAGATGGCAACCCCATGGTTTCAGATGAAAGACCTGGCTAAGCAACATGGCATCCAAGCTTATTCCTCAAACTACACCTTGTATGGTGATATGAGTAGCAGGGTAGTAGAGGTCTTAAGAAGGTTCACACCCAATCTCGAGGTCTACAGCATTGATGAGAGCTTTCTACAAATCGAGACCGTACTCAAGCAATACGCTGATCCAACTAGCTTAGGCCAAATCATCAAACAAGATGTTAAAGACACGACAGGCTTGCCGGTATGCGTAGGTATTGGTACTAGCAAGACGCTCGCTAAGTTAGCCAATCACTTAGCTAAAAAACATCCTCAGTTTGCTGGCGTATGTGACATCAGTTCCATGCCTAAAGAAGCGCTCTATCAATGGATGGCAGAGACGGCAGTAGGTGAGGTATGGGGTATTGGTGGCAAGACTGCCAAGAAGCTCAAGGAGCTCAAGATTAATAGCGTATTTGATCTAGCGCAAATATCACCACAAGCGATGCGCCAACAATTTGGTGTGGTGATTGAGCGCATTTGCTACGAGTTGCGTGGCGTATCTTGCTTGCAGCTCGAAGAAGTGGCTCCAGCTAAACAGCAGATTATTTCTTCAAGAAGTTTTGGTAAGCCAGTGACTTCAATGGAAGAGTTGGCTGAGTCTGTTGCTACGCATGCTGCAAGAGGTGCTGAGAAACTTAGAAGCCAAAAGTCCGTCACGGGCGCGCTCACTATTTTTGTGCAAACCAACCCACATAAGCCGTTTGAGCCACAACACCACCAGAGCATCACAGTAGTTCTGAGTGATCCCAGTGATAATACCCTAACGCTCACAAGCGCTGCATTAAAAGGGCTAAAGCAAATCTACAAGACGGGTTTTAAGTACAAGAAAGCAGGCGTCATTCTCAATCTCTTGGCTGACAAGCCCACCATGCAGCAATCATTATTTGATGACATGGAAGTCAAAGGCAAGTCTGCTGGACTCATGAAAGCCATGGACTCGATCAACACCCGCTTTGGTAATGCCTCAATCAAAACCGCAGCATCTGGAACCAAGCAAGACTGGCAAATGAGATCAGGCAATAGATCGCCAAACTACACCACGCAGTGGGATGAGCTGCCAGTAGTGCGCTAA
- a CDS encoding Putative prophage repressor encodes MTPSKATLSQAPQALAAHGAYEFKLLSHRISAGFPSPAADYAEEGLDLNSYLVQNKPATFMFTVKGDSMMGAGICDGDKVVVDKALKPKHKDIVVAVVDDEYTIKRLYQLRGKTELQPENPNYQPITFNENSQLQIWGVVVGVVRKYSHASSRNGKSI; translated from the coding sequence ATGACCCCCTCAAAAGCGACCTTAAGCCAGGCCCCACAAGCCTTAGCTGCTCATGGTGCCTATGAGTTCAAGCTCCTGAGTCACCGTATTTCGGCAGGATTTCCGAGTCCAGCAGCCGATTACGCTGAGGAAGGGTTGGATCTCAACAGCTACCTCGTTCAAAACAAGCCAGCCACCTTCATGTTCACCGTAAAGGGTGATTCGATGATGGGCGCGGGCATTTGCGACGGCGACAAAGTTGTAGTCGATAAGGCCCTCAAGCCAAAACATAAAGACATCGTTGTTGCTGTAGTGGATGACGAGTACACCATCAAGCGCCTCTATCAGTTGCGTGGCAAAACCGAGCTCCAGCCAGAGAACCCAAACTACCAGCCCATTACTTTTAATGAGAACAGCCAGCTCCAAATCTGGGGTGTGGTAGTTGGAGTAGTGCGCAAGTACAGCCACGCTAGCAGCAGAAACGGTAAATCGATATGA
- a CDS encoding TPR repeat-containing protein, translating into MTIRKVINLFVGVFAAAVLLTSSAAFAEATLPEVYQAVQSGQMAKADAMMKEVLQNHPNSAKAHYVASELYLKEGKLEAARNHFIKAQNLAPGLPFAQPESVQKLQMQLASTQVAPAASQTSIFSNPLFWGLIAILVIGVMIVMRRRKAEAVQVYNAPSAGYPGTPGGPAGYPGGPGNPGYPGAPAGGMGSGLMGSLATGAALGAGMYAGQALASNLMGGRDGGHSNADHNANSNMNQVGGPASLDPNFGVRDASSWDDGGASSWDDSGGGDFMSDV; encoded by the coding sequence ATGACAATTCGTAAAGTAATTAATTTATTTGTTGGCGTATTCGCAGCAGCGGTACTGTTAACTAGCAGCGCAGCATTTGCCGAGGCAACTTTGCCTGAGGTGTATCAAGCCGTGCAATCTGGGCAGATGGCTAAAGCCGATGCCATGATGAAAGAGGTTCTACAAAACCATCCCAATAGCGCTAAAGCGCACTACGTAGCTTCTGAGCTTTACCTGAAAGAGGGTAAGTTAGAAGCAGCGCGTAATCATTTCATCAAAGCGCAAAACTTAGCGCCCGGTTTGCCGTTTGCTCAACCTGAGTCTGTGCAAAAACTCCAGATGCAATTAGCCAGCACTCAAGTTGCACCTGCTGCCAGTCAGACATCCATTTTTAGCAATCCGCTCTTTTGGGGTTTGATTGCGATCTTGGTAATTGGCGTCATGATTGTGATGAGACGTCGTAAGGCTGAAGCAGTGCAGGTCTACAACGCACCAAGCGCTGGTTATCCTGGCACTCCAGGTGGACCAGCTGGTTACCCAGGTGGCCCTGGCAATCCTGGATATCCTGGAGCGCCAGCTGGTGGCATGGGTAGTGGCTTGATGGGTAGCTTGGCTACTGGTGCTGCATTAGGTGCCGGTATGTATGCTGGTCAAGCATTAGCGAGCAATCTCATGGGTGGGCGCGATGGTGGCCATTCAAACGCTGACCACAATGCGAACTCCAACATGAACCAAGTAGGTGGTCCAGCATCGTTAGATCCTAACTTTGGTGTACGTGATGCCAGCTCCTGGGATGATGGTGGCGCAAGTTCTTGGGATGACAGTGGTGGTGGCGACTTCATGAGTGACGTTTAA
- a CDS encoding UvrD/REP helicase, with protein sequence MIVSACAGSGKTWLLVARLVRLLLAGAKPQEILALTFTRKAAQEMRDRLYGLLEQFSQMTDEQLIHELTMRGLNDAEAKKLLPQARALYLKVLMSPQSIVIDTFHGWFGRLLGAAPISAEVQPGFNLREDAKRLQEECMQDWWGDLPADLKKHYDVLLKEFGAFETDKFLMGNYSLFKQRGAWTFFLASCKAKGISPVDALAQCLPNLSLPNPLEEFWRRPGTKEDLQVMLECFSNGTPGQKKSAPFVQRVIALHAAGGSVMEIADQWQSYFLTKTLTPLKDIATMSVPMRDYLAATGGDPLQITSIRNAWVDAYEAWFSWKNDQDAYAVNAAWFAMSEAMLGHMQKAKESMRVRDFDDLEIGVSQLMADPANAAYLQARLDAKYSHILIDEFQDTNPLQWQILRSWLEGYGQDSSRPSVFIVGDPKQSIYRFRRADPRLFTSATTFLESTLQAKYLEKNTTRRNAHAINDAVNDIFLTDAVPPSYVFAKQDTDWKAPLEGIAEKDFAAKGEAMLLPLIERTEQDQAERTGSALDNPIEDSGLTVGVQQRYWEGQQVSRLIHHILATRQVIDKKDGKEYWRPARASDFILLVKRRAYLPQFERALREAGLAYDSSRLGGLLNTLEIDDLIALLTVLVSPRHDLPLAQVLRSPIFSFTEQQMQELSSHVGDSYSQSENQTQTKSSWWDALQSSFDAPIQKAARYLERWRGLGEVLPVHDLLDLIYQESNLRVSYAVASQNLARAQVLANLDAFLELALNQDGGRYPSLSRFIEEINAMRRGDDDETPDEGDVEAEADDDIGEVDLDSEMSEEDQHKRVRLMTIHGAKGLEAPFVIMLDANHTEWKAPNRGVLLDWSPDETSPSHLSLYTAKSLTEKRAAIYAKENEVSENENWNVLYVAMTRAQQGLWISGVQSHIKDGISQKSWYGRALAAGMETLDAAQLGELPPQEQEKVDSNGSEPFQINHFQLSWDAAKQSHQETIADIESGALAIAAKVKEQAQAVELPDPEILEEGTHFHKLLEFLTVHSGTQVKTEMPSEQELMDWLNIDQEQAKKLTERVQIVMNTQALQKYLTENQWVQAWNEIDIADKEGKGFRLDRLVEFDDHLVILDYKLTIPEAGSEAHNKYRAQLNNYKQELTRIRPDKPNKAFLISANGEMKEIT encoded by the coding sequence GTGATTGTTTCTGCCTGTGCCGGCAGTGGCAAGACCTGGCTCTTGGTCGCACGCCTAGTGCGCCTATTGCTCGCTGGCGCTAAACCTCAAGAGATCTTGGCGCTGACCTTTACCCGTAAAGCAGCCCAAGAAATGCGCGACCGCCTATACGGCTTGCTGGAACAGTTTTCTCAAATGACTGATGAGCAACTCATTCATGAGCTCACAATGAGAGGATTGAACGATGCGGAAGCGAAGAAGTTGCTACCGCAAGCAAGGGCGCTGTATCTGAAGGTATTAATGAGCCCCCAATCGATTGTGATTGATACCTTCCATGGGTGGTTCGGTAGACTTCTCGGAGCGGCGCCAATCTCCGCAGAAGTCCAGCCTGGATTTAATCTCCGTGAAGATGCCAAGCGCCTACAAGAAGAGTGCATGCAAGATTGGTGGGGCGATTTACCTGCTGATCTGAAAAAACACTATGACGTTTTACTCAAAGAGTTTGGCGCTTTTGAGACTGACAAGTTCTTGATGGGTAATTACAGCCTCTTTAAGCAAAGAGGTGCTTGGACATTCTTCTTGGCCTCTTGTAAAGCTAAGGGCATTAGTCCAGTCGACGCTTTAGCGCAATGCTTACCCAATTTATCGTTGCCAAACCCGCTAGAAGAATTTTGGCGACGCCCTGGCACCAAAGAAGATTTACAAGTGATGCTTGAGTGCTTTAGTAATGGCACCCCTGGTCAAAAGAAAAGTGCGCCATTTGTTCAGAGAGTCATTGCACTTCATGCAGCAGGTGGTTCCGTGATGGAGATTGCGGATCAATGGCAAAGCTACTTCTTAACCAAGACCCTGACACCACTAAAAGATATTGCGACGATGTCGGTACCTATGCGGGATTATCTGGCTGCGACTGGTGGCGATCCGTTGCAGATCACCTCTATTCGTAATGCTTGGGTTGATGCATATGAGGCATGGTTCTCCTGGAAAAATGATCAAGATGCTTATGCGGTCAATGCCGCTTGGTTTGCGATGAGCGAAGCAATGCTAGGTCATATGCAAAAAGCTAAAGAGTCGATGCGTGTACGTGACTTTGATGACCTAGAAATTGGCGTGAGCCAGTTGATGGCCGATCCGGCTAATGCCGCTTACCTGCAAGCAAGACTAGATGCGAAGTACAGTCACATTCTGATTGATGAGTTTCAGGATACCAATCCACTGCAATGGCAGATTTTGCGTTCTTGGCTGGAGGGTTATGGACAAGATAGCTCTCGTCCAAGCGTCTTTATTGTCGGAGATCCCAAGCAGTCGATCTATCGCTTCCGCCGCGCTGACCCAAGATTGTTCACTAGTGCAACTACTTTCCTGGAGTCGACTTTGCAGGCGAAGTATTTGGAAAAGAACACCACCCGCAGAAATGCGCATGCAATTAATGATGCGGTGAACGATATCTTTTTAACGGATGCAGTTCCACCGAGCTATGTATTTGCCAAGCAAGATACTGACTGGAAAGCACCATTAGAGGGTATTGCTGAGAAGGATTTTGCCGCCAAGGGTGAGGCGATGTTATTGCCACTCATTGAGCGTACAGAGCAGGACCAAGCTGAACGCACTGGTAGTGCTCTAGATAATCCAATTGAGGATTCAGGGCTGACTGTCGGAGTGCAACAGCGTTATTGGGAAGGCCAACAAGTAAGCCGCTTGATTCATCATATTTTGGCAACACGCCAAGTAATTGATAAAAAAGATGGCAAAGAGTATTGGCGCCCAGCAAGAGCTAGTGACTTTATATTGCTCGTCAAGCGCCGCGCCTACTTGCCGCAATTTGAGCGAGCACTGCGCGAAGCAGGCTTGGCTTACGATAGTTCTCGCTTAGGCGGCCTCCTGAATACTTTAGAGATCGACGACTTAATTGCCTTGCTCACTGTCTTGGTATCCCCAAGGCACGACTTGCCACTAGCGCAAGTGTTGCGCAGTCCCATCTTTAGCTTTACCGAGCAGCAAATGCAGGAGCTCAGCAGCCATGTGGGCGACAGTTACAGTCAAAGCGAAAACCAAACTCAAACCAAATCATCTTGGTGGGATGCCTTGCAGAGTAGCTTCGATGCCCCTATACAAAAGGCAGCACGCTATTTAGAGCGTTGGAGAGGTCTAGGTGAAGTATTGCCCGTACACGACTTGCTTGATCTCATTTATCAAGAGAGTAATTTACGAGTCAGTTATGCAGTGGCCTCCCAAAATTTAGCACGTGCGCAGGTGTTGGCTAATTTAGATGCCTTCTTGGAGCTTGCCTTAAATCAAGATGGTGGTCGCTATCCGAGCTTGAGTCGCTTTATCGAAGAGATTAATGCGATGCGTCGGGGTGATGATGACGAGACCCCGGATGAGGGCGATGTAGAGGCTGAGGCTGACGATGACATTGGTGAGGTGGATCTCGATAGCGAGATGTCGGAGGAAGATCAACATAAGCGCGTGCGCTTAATGACTATTCATGGGGCTAAAGGTTTAGAGGCGCCATTTGTGATCATGCTCGATGCCAACCATACAGAGTGGAAAGCACCCAATCGTGGCGTACTACTTGATTGGTCTCCAGATGAGACGAGTCCAAGCCATCTGTCTCTGTATACCGCAAAGTCTTTGACAGAGAAGCGTGCAGCAATCTACGCAAAAGAGAATGAAGTTAGTGAGAATGAAAATTGGAACGTCCTGTACGTAGCGATGACTCGCGCACAGCAAGGCTTATGGATTAGCGGCGTCCAATCTCATATCAAGGACGGCATTAGTCAAAAATCTTGGTATGGCAGAGCGCTTGCGGCAGGCATGGAGACCTTAGATGCCGCCCAGTTAGGCGAACTGCCACCTCAAGAACAGGAGAAGGTGGATTCCAATGGTAGTGAGCCATTTCAGATAAATCATTTCCAATTGTCATGGGATGCAGCCAAACAATCTCATCAAGAAACAATTGCCGATATTGAAAGTGGCGCACTAGCGATTGCTGCAAAAGTAAAAGAGCAGGCGCAAGCCGTAGAGCTGCCCGACCCAGAGATTTTGGAAGAAGGAACGCATTTCCATAAATTGCTAGAGTTCTTAACTGTGCACTCAGGTACGCAGGTAAAGACAGAAATGCCAAGCGAGCAAGAATTAATGGATTGGCTCAACATCGATCAAGAACAGGCCAAAAAACTGACTGAGCGCGTCCAGATTGTGATGAATACACAAGCGCTCCAAAAGTACCTCACCGAAAACCAGTGGGTTCAAGCTTGGAATGAGATCGATATCGCTGATAAGGAAGGCAAGGGCTTCCGCTTAGATCGCCTAGTAGAGTTTGATGACCACTTGGTCATCCTCGATTACAAGCTCACCATTCCTGAAGCAGGTAGCGAAGCGCATAACAAATACCGTGCACAGCTCAATAACTACAAACAAGAGCTAACCAGAATACGTCCGGATAAGCCAAATAAAGCCTTTTTAATCTCTGCAAACGGTGAGATGAAAGAAATTACTTAA